The nucleotide sequence AGCTGTTGCCGATGTTAAACGGTGAGCATTCGCTGGAGAAATTGACGGACGGCTTGCCTGGACCATATAGGGACCGTGTATTTGAAATTGCTGAAGTTCTATATCGAAATGGGTTTGTCAGGGATGTAAGCCAGGATGGTACTCACGATTTATCAGAAAATATACTTAAAAAATATGCTGCACAAATAGAGTTTGCTGATAATCTGGCTGGTTCCGGTGCTTACCGGTTTGAGGCTTTCCGACATGCCAATGTGCTGGCAGTTGGTTCTGGGCCCATTTTAAATTCCTTGGTTTCGTCGTTGCTGCAATCCGGTCTGCCTAAGCTGAACGTTTTGATAACAGACGAAGTACCGAACAACAAAAAAAGGCTAAGTGAGATTGTGGGCCATGCCCGTAAAACAGATCCTGAAGTGGAATTGGAGGTAATAGAACTAAAGGATGAAGGCTGGAGGGAGGTTTTGCAGCCTTTTGATACTGTCCTTTACGTATCCCAAAAAGGAAACCTGGAAGAATTAAAGCGCCTTCAATCTGTTTGCAGACAGGAGAAGATAGCGTTTATTCCGGCTATACTACTAAAACAGATCGGGATAGCAGGACCATTATTTGTGCCGGATTCTGACGTTTGCTGGGAGTCAGCATGGCGGCGATTGCATTCCTCTGTTTTGGAAAAAGAACAGCAAGTACCTGCATCATCTGCCACAACTGGCGCATTGTTAGCCAACATGATCGCATTTGAATTATTTAAAGAGGCAACGGGCGTCTCGAAAGGTACACAGCGAAACCGCATCTATTTACTTAACTTAGAGACTCTCGAAGGGAGCTGGCATTCTTTTTTGCCTCATCCCCTGGAGACTGATGTGCCAACAGCTGAAAGGATAGAAAATCTTGAAAGCCGGCTAGAACGGGAAGTAAAAAGAACAGAACTGGAAAAACAACTACAATCTTTCATTCTGCTAACATCGAAGGAAACCGGGATTTTTCACCAGTGGGAGGAGGGCGAGTTAAAACAGCTTCCCCTGGCTCAGTGCCGGGTTCAGGCAGTGGACCCTCTGTCAGAGGGTCCAGCTGAATTGTTGGGAGAGAGGATATGTTCTGGTTTCACACATGAGGAGGCACGAAGGGAAGCGGCCCTTGCTGGAGTTGAATCCTATGCTTCACGATTGGCGAGTTTGTTTGAGTGGGATGACTTTCTGGGAGTGGGAGCTGGTGAGACATTTCAGGAAGCGGTTAGCCGAGGCTTGCAAAAATGTTTGGTTGAGCAGCTTGGCCAGCAAAGACAACAACATAAGCAGTACATTTCCTTATTGGAGTTCGAGGCAATAGAGGATGAACGGTGCCGCTTCTACTTTGAAGCTCTAACGACGATGCAGGGAAAACCCATCATTGGATTGGGAAATGATATCTCAGGTTTTCCTTCAATATGGGTAGGTACCGGCAGCGGATGGTATGGAAATACAGATTTGAACAGAACCTTGGCGCTAAGAGGGGCTTTACAGCAAGCATTGTTAAAATATCAAAACGATACAGAACCAAATCACACAGTATTTCTGGATAAATCAGCTGTTCAGCTTGATGAAACGGTAAAGCAAAGACTAATCATTCCGTCCTATGAAGAAAGAATACAGCCGGATACCGTGAAGGAAGCAGTGGAAATCCTAAAAAGGAACGGAAAGCGGTTATCCGTACACGAATTAAAGCTTGAACCGGTTTTTAACGAGGAACTAGAAGGGGTGTTTGGTGTATTGCTGCGAGAGGAGGGATTACAATGATTTCTTTCGTAGTGATCATCGGTGCAGGAAGGCTGGCAGATCGTGTAAGTGAAGAGTTATCAGCCAGGCATCAAGTATTTAGAAGGGCTGACTTTGAAAATGGTATTCCTGAAAATGCTGAGCTGATGCTGGTACTTGACGATTCCTGGAACCCCAGTGCACACAAAAGGGCAGAGGAAATCATGAAAATGCATGGTACTCCCTGGATGAGAGGCTATGCTTCGTTTGGTGAGGGTGTGATAGGTCCACTGGTCCGCCCGAATATTCTTGGGTGTTCACATTGTGCAGATCTGAGACTTCTATTAGGCGGGCAGGAACGAAGTGAAATGCAGGAGATCCAGCAAAAACTTTTGACCGACGGTGGAATGCGGGCTGACACGTGGGCTTCCGATACTGGGTTTTTACAAATGGCTCAAATAATTGCGGCAGAGACAAACAGGATTCTTGAGAGGAAGGAAGCATATACACAAGGGCGGATGTTTTTAACCGACCTAAAAACTCTTAATGGCTCATGGCATCCCTTCTTGCCAGATTCTTTATGTCCGGTTTGCAGTAATATTCCTGATGATTCAGCTTCCCTGGCGGAGATTTCCCTGCAGCCAAGTCCGAAGATCAGCGCAGGGAGCTACCGTTGCAATCCACTAGAAGAGTTAAAGAGGGTGCTAGCAAAGGACTATCTGGATAATCGGACAGGACTTTTCAATAACAAAATGTATGATCTTATCACTCCCTTCGCTGATGCAAGTGTCAATCTGCCGATGGTCTCAGGAGGAAATGAGGGAACTGCGGGTCGAACACATTGTTACGCAGAAAGCGAATTGACAGCGATTCTTGAGGGCCTTGAGCGTCATTGCGGTCTTGAGCCGCGGGGTAAACGAACTGTCATCCATGACTGTTATCGGAATCTGGAGGGGCAGGCGCTCAACCCACTGAAAGTAGGAGTACACGCTGATGAGGAGTATGGAAAGCCTGGTTTTCCATTTCAAAAATTTGACCCTGAACGACCGATGGATTGGGTTTGGGGTTACTCTTTAATCGAAGAGCGTCCCATTCTCGTTCCAGAGCTTCTCTCTTATTATAGTTTAGGCTGTAGTTCTGCTGGCTTTGTCTATGAAACCTCAAATGGCTGCGCACTCGGCGGGAGCAGGGAGGAGGCCATTTTTTATGGCATCATGGAAGTAGTTGAACGCGATTCATTCCTGATGACCTGGTATGCGAAGCTAAAATTGCCGCGTCTTGATCCTCTATCAGCCGACGATGAGGAATTGAACTTAATGGTTGAGCGTATGCGCGCGGTTGCCGGTTATGATCTGTATTTGTATAACGCTACAATGGAGCATGGGATTCCGAGCGTCTGGGCGATGGCAAAAAACAGGAAGGATCATGGATTAAATATCATCTGTGCCGCAGGAGCCCATCTTG is from Mesobacillus boroniphilus and encodes:
- a CDS encoding TOMM precursor leader peptide-binding protein, encoding MISFVVIIGAGRLADRVSEELSARHQVFRRADFENGIPENAELMLVLDDSWNPSAHKRAEEIMKMHGTPWMRGYASFGEGVIGPLVRPNILGCSHCADLRLLLGGQERSEMQEIQQKLLTDGGMRADTWASDTGFLQMAQIIAAETNRILERKEAYTQGRMFLTDLKTLNGSWHPFLPDSLCPVCSNIPDDSASLAEISLQPSPKISAGSYRCNPLEELKRVLAKDYLDNRTGLFNNKMYDLITPFADASVNLPMVSGGNEGTAGRTHCYAESELTAILEGLERHCGLEPRGKRTVIHDCYRNLEGQALNPLKVGVHADEEYGKPGFPFQKFDPERPMDWVWGYSLIEERPILVPELLSYYSLGCSSAGFVYETSNGCALGGSREEAIFYGIMEVVERDSFLMTWYAKLKLPRLDPLSADDEELNLMVERMRAVAGYDLYLYNATMEHGIPSVWAMAKNRKDHGLNIICAAGAHLDPIKAAKSAIQELAGMMLNLDGKFEANKEKYIEMLENHQFVREMDDHGMLYGLPQAEERFRFLLDDSRPLQSFNNEFKWRSNHQDLTDDLKDILEGFRRLDLDVIVVDQTTPETRKNELYCVKVLIPGMLPMTFGYHLTRLKGLDRVLQVPLKLGYVKEPLTFEELNHCPHPFP
- a CDS encoding putative thiazole-containing bacteriocin maturation protein — its product is MVKLDPTMRLKVKRDTFYLPEPNRGVYLRNNSVSFRLEGTGVEKWVEKLLPMLNGEHSLEKLTDGLPGPYRDRVFEIAEVLYRNGFVRDVSQDGTHDLSENILKKYAAQIEFADNLAGSGAYRFEAFRHANVLAVGSGPILNSLVSSLLQSGLPKLNVLITDEVPNNKKRLSEIVGHARKTDPEVELEVIELKDEGWREVLQPFDTVLYVSQKGNLEELKRLQSVCRQEKIAFIPAILLKQIGIAGPLFVPDSDVCWESAWRRLHSSVLEKEQQVPASSATTGALLANMIAFELFKEATGVSKGTQRNRIYLLNLETLEGSWHSFLPHPLETDVPTAERIENLESRLEREVKRTELEKQLQSFILLTSKETGIFHQWEEGELKQLPLAQCRVQAVDPLSEGPAELLGERICSGFTHEEARREAALAGVESYASRLASLFEWDDFLGVGAGETFQEAVSRGLQKCLVEQLGQQRQQHKQYISLLEFEAIEDERCRFYFEALTTMQGKPIIGLGNDISGFPSIWVGTGSGWYGNTDLNRTLALRGALQQALLKYQNDTEPNHTVFLDKSAVQLDETVKQRLIIPSYEERIQPDTVKEAVEILKRNGKRLSVHELKLEPVFNEELEGVFGVLLREEGLQ